The nucleotide sequence CAGCATCTGGGAAGGCGCGGTTCTTATCACAGAGAAGGCAGGGGTGGCTGGGAGCCGTGATAGAGCTTCCAGGAACTAGGTTCACCCCCGCTCCATCGCGAGCGTTaggaagagagaaaacaaagcttctggccatgtgcagagtgcgttctttcctccccccccccgccccttcctaTAAACCTAGGACTGAGAAGCCCCCACACAAAGCAGCCCCCGCCCCCCATAAAAAGACCTACAAGCCGACTTGGGAGCTTGTGTCGCCCATGGGCACCTCGTTCCCTACGCAGCAGCAAAAGCTCCCAAGGGGAAGgtctcgtcctcctcctcctcgcccgccGCGCCCCCTCGACGGCGGCTACGGTACCTGGTGGCCGAATTGGTTGCACGGGAAGGCGAGCACCGTGAGCCCCTGCGGCCCAAAGCGCTGCTGGAGCTCTCGGAACTGCGTGAAGTCCCGGCTCGTGGTGCCTCAGAGGGAAGCCACGTTGGAGACCAGCACCACCCGGCCCAGCAGCGAGCCCAGGTCGACGGGCTCCCCGCCGCCCAAGGGCCGCACAAGCACTCCCGCCAGGCTAGATAGCGATGCTCCGGCCATGCTGCGAGCCCTCGAGGATGCTGCTAGTGCTGCAGAGCAAGTGCGCGGCCCGGAGGCGCCTCCGGCCCTTTTCAGCGCGCCCAGCAACTCCGCCCACCTCGCCATGGCTCTGTCTGgtcctggggtgggtggggctagCGGGAGAAAGCTCCGCCCATCGTCTTTGTCCTCGTCTGCCGCCGATAAACCCGCTTTCTTTTACTCCACCCCGATTCCGACCGCTTCCTGCCGCGAGCATTCTGGGCATGCGCAGGAACCCTGTGATTCGAAGGTCATTTTCAAACGCCGATTGCGAATGAGGGATTTGCTTGGCTCGAAGCCAGCGTGGTTTGCTGGCGTTTCTCTTCCGTTTGGATTAGTTTAATCATTCTCTTCTTAAAGATCCCGCCTCACGTAAAGCACAGCCACTCTTCTGATGAAGGAAACCCAGCCCTGTTGCTGCTGGGGAGAGGAGACCAAGCAGCAACTAACCACCTGTCCCGTTTCTTAGGAAGCAGAAGCTGATTCCTAAGGTGTCTGATTTGGCATGGCTCAAAGCTTAAGGTGGGCTGCATGCCCCAAGTTGCTTATCTGTCATTGTCGTTGAGTCATCATGCTTTTATGTGTGTTGTGCAAACAAAGGTTCTGAAGGTTATTTTATGTCTCGAAGGGGACGCTCACAGTCATGGGAATGCATGATGTGGGGTACAGCAAAGTTTATTTTGGAGCTCAGAAcgctataataaataataaataataatatttccccagccactctgggcggctcccaatcgagtgttaaaaacaatacagcattaaatattaaaaactttcctaaacagggctgccttcagatgtcttttaaagatagggtaGCTGCTTATTTCGCTAGTTCCTTTTAAAGTTTTCGGATTCATCTCTGTTTCGAATTTCCATACAAATAAGGAAATTAAAATTAGGCAACCAGGTTCAGCATCCTCTGATTTGACTCCCATAACCCAAGCCGCCTTCTCCAAGTGACAAGTCCTTTGAAGGTAGCTGTGGGGAAGGCAGGAGCAGTCTCTTGCTTGCTAACCGTCTCTGTGCAGGTTTGGTCATAGTTTACCAGATTACTGTGGGGAACTTCTATGCTAGCCTGAGCATCATACAATATAGGAGGGCtaggataaaaatgaaaaatgtttcatcacttctttcattaaaaaaaaggaaaggaaaggaaaggaaaggaaaggaaaggaaaggaaaggaaaggaaaggaaaggaaaggaaaggaactgTAACAAAATGCCCAACCTAGATGGCCTGGGTTCTAGTACTGTGGGAGAAGGAGAACTAAAATCTCCCAGTGCATTTTCTCTATACAccacttcatttatttaaaaaaaatgaattataAAGTACTATTTCCACTGAAAGGATTACCTGCTCCAGCCTCAGTCATTAGATATTTTATATTGTACAAGAGAAACtgttaaaaaaggaaacaaattaggGATTGGAAAGATGTAGATCAGGTTCTGAATAGCCAGAACAATCAGGTGTTAGAACTGGAAGGAAAAGTCTTtgtttcagaaaactgggcttAAAGTTGTGACTGATAATTACACCATCCTggcaagttttgaaatgctgaaATCTAAATGTACCaactcaggagtaagtctcattaaACTCAATTTGGCTTACTCCCAGACAAGTGGATGTAGGATCGTTGCATAAATCTAGATCTTCCTTATTGCCCCAGAAAAAAAAGTTCATATTTTCCACTTAGCAATCTCAGTAGTTCCTCAGCGTTGGACTTCAGTGGAAATACTTCAAAGCTCCCTCAACATTGCAGTATGCTATAAAGTCCAGGTGAGCAATAACTGCAAATAAAAAGCACTGAGGCTTACAATAGGAGCGGCAGACAAACATTCAACAATAAATAGCAACCGCTCAGCCTCAGGTTGAGCAAGAGCTGGTTTCCTTTGCCTTTAATAGCTCACCCGCCCTCCCACACTGCTCTTCTAGAAGCTTCTACACCAGCTTGGACACCTCCTCACTCTGGGTGGTGCCACGGTAAGGACTGGGCCCAGTTAGCCCATTCTGAAGAAGTGAGCAAAAGGAGTCAGAACCCTcagctcctccttttcctctacTGCAGGCATGCATTGCACTAGACAATTAAAACTTCCCATCAGCACAatataataacaatttaaacatctacggcttcccccaaataattctgagaaatgtagtttgttacggatgctgataaaaaggtaaaggtacccctgcccgtacgggccagtcttgacagactctagggttgtgcgctcatctcactctataggccgggagccagcgctgtccgcagacacttccgggtcacgtggccagcgtgacaagctgcatctggcgagccagcgcagcacatggaacgccgtttaccttcccgctggtaagcggtccctatttatctacttgcacccgggggtgctttcgaactgctaggttggcaggcgctgggaccgagcagcgggagcacaccccgccgcggggattcgaaccgccgacctttcgatcggcaagccctaggcgctgaggcttttacccacagcgccacccgtgtccctacggatgCTGATAGGGCACCTGAAACAAACCACATAATGGTGTTCCCACTAGAGTAGAAGATCTGCATTGCGAACAAGGGGGAATGAAGATCTACCCTGGGAACAAAGGgataataaatatatacatatggtacataagagccaactcctaggggccaaggtccctaaacctcccccaataaaatatttgaggtggccACCTCCCAAATGTTGATGAGCACTGCCATTtatatggagtgtgtgtgtgctgcatcatGTATTTGATTATGCTGGGTGGGGCCTACCTGTCTCCCCAATAATTaattcaggttggcacccttgCTGCCCAAGCTCACTCACTGAGCTTTTTGGCCAAGTGGGGGCTTCAGGCTTAGGTCATTCCACTTGACTCATCTTTGTGCACAAGTGAAGTGTACAGTATGGGTGTAATCTTGTGCGTCTGCCCCCGGATGCAGGACAGGGAAGGCAGCCAAATGGAAAAGGGAAGAGGTTTCAACATGTCGC is from Podarcis muralis chromosome 2, rPodMur119.hap1.1, whole genome shotgun sequence and encodes:
- the GPX1 gene encoding LOW QUALITY PROTEIN: glutathione peroxidase 1 (The sequence of the model RefSeq protein was modified relative to this genomic sequence to represent the inferred CDS: inserted 2 bases in 1 codon), which translates into the protein MPRMLAAGSGRNRGGVKESXGLSAADEDKDDGRSFLPLAPPTPGPDRAMARWAELLGALKRAGGASGPRTCSAALAASSRARSMAGASLSSLAGVLVRPLGGGEPVDLGSLLGRVVLVSNVASLUGTTSRDFTQFRELQQRFGPQGLTVLAFPCNQFGHQENATNEEILNSLKYVRPGNGYEPNFSVFEKCEVNGENAHPLFKFLKKELPFPHDDPVSLMTNPQFIIWSPVCRSDIAWNFEKFLISRDGVPFKRYSRRFETIKIQDDIQKLL